A stretch of DNA from Rhodococcus sp. NBC_00297:
CTACAACCCCCGGCTGCGCCGTGTCTACCCCATCGAGAACGGCATTCCGGTGCTGCTCATCGACGATGCGCGTGACGCCACCGACGCCGAGCACGAGGACATTCTGGCTCGGGCGACCGCGCCCGCTCCGATCGCGGAGTGACGGGAGCGACTGCGACTCGTCGATCGCCGACATGACCGGCCCCGTACTGCCGTCCGAACGACTTCTCGGGTCCGCGACTCCCGTCGACGCGGCGACGCGTCTGCTCGGCGCCAGTCTGACCTGCGCCGGCGTCACGCTGCGCATCGTCGAGGTGGAGGCGTACGGCGGAGATCCCGGCGGACCCTGGCCCGACCCCGCGGCGCACTCGTTCCGAGGCCCCACACCGCGCAACTCGGTCATGTTCGGGCCGCCCGGTCGCCTGTACGTCTATCTCAGCTACGGGATGCATCTGTGCGCGAACATCGTCTGTGGTCCTGACGGAACGGCCGGCGCCGTCCTGATCCGCGCGGGTGAGGTCGTCGACGGTCTCGCGGTCGCCAGGACGCGGCGGCCCCGCGCACCGGAGTTCGGTATGGCGCGCGGACCTGGCAACGTCGGGAGTGTTCTCGCACTGTCGTTGGCCCACAACGGTGTTCGTGTCTTCGCCGAGAGCGCGGAAGTGTCGGTGACGCTGTCGGACGAGACGGCGTCACCGGTACAGTCAGGTCCTCGTGTCGGCGTGTCCACCGCTCCCGACCGTCCGTGGCGTTTCTGGATTCCCTCGGTGGCCGTGTCTGCCTATCGACGGAACCCGCGAGCTCCGACAGACCCCGCCGGGGAGCCCGGTACTGAGGCCTGAGGGCGCCGTCGGGTGACGTGCGTGCATGCGAAAGAATCAGCGGTGTGAGCATCATCGAGGACCTGACCTGGCGTGGACTGATAGCCCAGTCGACAGACATCGAGGCACTGACAGCGGCGACCACCGCGGACGGCCCGATCACCCTCTACGCGGGATTCGATCCGACGGGACCGAGCTTGCACGCAGGGCACCTCGTTCCGCTGCTGGTCCTGTCACGTTTCCAGCGTGCGGGTCATCGTCCGATCGTGCTGGCCGGCGGAGCCACCGGACTCATCGGTGATCCGCGTGACGTCGGCGAACGCGTCATGAACTCGAGCGACACGGTGGCCGAGTGGGCCGATCGCATCAAGGGTCAGCTCTCTCGCTTCGTCGACTTCGAGGGTGCCGGCGGTGCGGTCATCGCGAACAACCTCGACTGGACCGCGTCGCTGTCTGCCATCGACTTCCTC
This window harbors:
- a CDS encoding Trm112 family protein; translation: MSVDARLHSILACPQDKGPLLLIQDELLYNPRLRRVYPIENGIPVLLIDDARDATDAEHEDILARATAPAPIAE
- a CDS encoding DNA-3-methyladenine glycosylase, whose translation is MTGPVLPSERLLGSATPVDAATRLLGASLTCAGVTLRIVEVEAYGGDPGGPWPDPAAHSFRGPTPRNSVMFGPPGRLYVYLSYGMHLCANIVCGPDGTAGAVLIRAGEVVDGLAVARTRRPRAPEFGMARGPGNVGSVLALSLAHNGVRVFAESAEVSVTLSDETASPVQSGPRVGVSTAPDRPWRFWIPSVAVSAYRRNPRAPTDPAGEPGTEA